The following proteins are co-located in the Desulfoscipio sp. XC116 genome:
- a CDS encoding class I SAM-dependent methyltransferase — translation MSKVNNGLTAWETNAAFWDERMGDESNDFHRDLVRPHTEELLDIRQGDLVLDIACGNGNFSQRLAECGTRVIAFDYSAKMIELAKKRRANVLDKVDFHVCDATNYDEFLTLKQDEPFDKAVANMAIMDISDIEPLFKAVSLMMRTGGIFVFATHHPCFTYPSDDYFTSQIHQGEAIVGQPVLQNYYHRPIQQILNTAFRHDFVLSGFYEIPFPEQKTPIIMIVRLDKK, via the coding sequence ATGTCAAAAGTAAATAACGGGCTTACAGCTTGGGAAACCAACGCGGCATTTTGGGATGAGCGCATGGGGGATGAATCCAACGATTTCCATCGTGACCTGGTTAGGCCGCATACGGAAGAATTGCTTGATATTCGTCAAGGAGATTTGGTATTGGATATTGCCTGCGGAAACGGTAATTTTTCCCAAAGGCTTGCTGAATGCGGAACGCGGGTGATCGCCTTTGATTATAGCGCCAAAATGATTGAGCTGGCGAAAAAACGTCGGGCAAATGTACTGGATAAAGTGGATTTCCATGTATGCGATGCAACAAATTATGATGAATTTCTGACACTCAAACAAGATGAGCCTTTCGATAAAGCCGTCGCAAACATGGCTATTATGGATATCTCAGATATTGAGCCTCTGTTTAAAGCAGTATCTTTGATGATGAGAACTGGCGGCATATTTGTTTTTGCAACACATCACCCCTGCTTTACCTATCCAAGTGATGATTACTTCACAAGTCAAATCCATCAGGGAGAGGCAATTGTAGGGCAACCCGTCTTGCAGAATTATTACCATCGTCCAATTCAGCAAATACTGAACACCGCATTTCGACACGATTTTGTTCTTAGTGGATTTTACGAGATTCCTTTTCCAGAGCAAAAAACACCGATTATCATGATTGTAAGGCTGGATAAAAAATAA
- a CDS encoding TetR/AcrR family transcriptional regulator codes for MDLLGINERKEKEKEIRRKDIIDAAERIFFTKGYDNATMNDVAKEAEFSKRTVYVYFSSKEQIYFEIMIRGYKLLIGMLKDDLQKEKACNAIEEIRQIALTLYRFSKDYPEYFKAIMEYENGELDFQKRVPDQSREECYALGEEILGHLINVLEKGMKDDSIRSDLDVVKTALVLWACMIGVFNIAKRKANYIKNYHMTTPEELESAAFQLIIRSIQTENRGNER; via the coding sequence GTGGATCTTTTGGGAATCAATGAGCGCAAGGAAAAAGAAAAAGAAATCCGCAGAAAGGATATTATTGATGCTGCGGAAAGAATCTTTTTTACTAAAGGATATGATAATGCCACGATGAATGATGTGGCAAAAGAGGCGGAGTTCAGCAAGAGAACGGTATATGTCTATTTCAGTAGCAAGGAGCAGATCTATTTTGAAATTATGATCAGGGGATATAAGCTGTTAATCGGTATGCTGAAGGATGATTTACAAAAGGAAAAAGCCTGTAATGCGATAGAGGAAATAAGACAGATTGCTTTGACACTCTACCGGTTCAGCAAGGATTATCCGGAATATTTTAAAGCAATTATGGAATATGAAAATGGTGAACTTGATTTTCAAAAAAGGGTTCCGGATCAATCAAGAGAGGAGTGCTATGCCCTTGGGGAGGAGATACTGGGGCATTTGATCAATGTGTTGGAAAAAGGCATGAAAGATGATTCCATCCGCAGTGATTTGGATGTTGTAAAAACAGCTCTTGTTTTATGGGCCTGTATGATAGGTGTGTTTAATATCGCAAAGAGAAAAGCAAATTATATTAAAAACTATCACATGACAACACCTGAGGAACTGGAATCAGCAGCTTTTCAACTTATCATCAGATCAATACAAACTGAAAATAGGGGAAATGAAAGATGA
- a CDS encoding DNA mismatch repair protein MutS, whose protein sequence is MNESIYEIYQVKKAGFLEELSVVTKQSNLFVFLRPLVFLAAVACSMAYSLLSARPVYLLCTGLLALAFIVMIVKHNRIKARIKYLELLVQINVNAMRRLEGKWVDFSNTGERFINAEHRYSADLNIFGRGSLFQYLNAATFFAGENRLAQLLCASTGLKEIEYRQQAIEELRPRLDWRQHFQATGMAGGIKKNADMERLLSWAEGTLWLINKYTALLLLCPVITLVLAVLGYFHYLPRYIWAFPLALQIVIVVLTEKAAHQIFVKTGNAANEIKRYSALLACIEPENFTGPLLKSLKRKLVGGGDAPSRQIKQLFKIVDRIGMRNSSLHPIVNIGVLWDLQTLIKLEKWRNSSGRSLRAWIEVAAEFEALSSLAGLAHDHPDWTMPEIIESKPALQAVALGHPLIKDEMRVCNDVELSEPGMVLIITGSNMSGKSTLLRTLGINLVLAYAGAPVCAGRFRCALTDVYSSIHINDNLEKNISTFYAELQRIKLIVEAAGSGKPIIFLIDEIFKGTNSRDRILGARAVIKTLYELGAIGLVSTHDLELSSLENETPLIRNYHFTDKINGREITFDYRLKPGVSRSTNALALMKIIGIEV, encoded by the coding sequence TTGAATGAATCCATTTACGAGATCTACCAAGTTAAAAAAGCTGGTTTTTTAGAGGAACTATCCGTTGTGACAAAGCAAAGCAACTTATTTGTTTTCCTGCGCCCGCTGGTTTTTTTAGCCGCGGTAGCTTGTTCCATGGCTTACTCTTTGTTATCAGCTAGGCCTGTTTACCTGCTTTGCACGGGTTTGCTGGCTTTAGCCTTTATTGTGATGATAGTTAAGCATAATCGAATTAAGGCACGCATTAAATACCTGGAATTGCTGGTGCAAATTAATGTTAATGCCATGCGGCGCCTGGAGGGCAAATGGGTCGATTTTTCAAATACCGGGGAGCGTTTTATAAACGCTGAACATCGGTATTCAGCTGACTTAAATATATTCGGACGGGGATCATTGTTCCAGTATCTAAATGCTGCCACCTTTTTTGCCGGTGAAAACAGGTTGGCTCAATTGCTGTGTGCTTCAACCGGTTTAAAAGAAATTGAATATCGCCAGCAGGCCATCGAAGAATTAAGGCCGCGCCTGGATTGGCGTCAGCATTTTCAGGCAACAGGCATGGCTGGTGGTATCAAAAAAAACGCTGATATGGAAAGACTGCTGTCCTGGGCGGAAGGGACGCTATGGCTCATTAATAAATATACAGCACTACTTCTGCTCTGTCCGGTTATAACTTTGGTTCTGGCCGTTCTCGGGTACTTTCATTATTTGCCGAGGTATATTTGGGCTTTCCCCCTTGCGCTTCAAATAGTCATAGTGGTCTTAACAGAAAAAGCCGCCCATCAGATCTTTGTTAAAACCGGTAATGCTGCAAATGAGATAAAACGTTACTCGGCCCTTTTGGCCTGTATTGAACCGGAGAATTTTACGGGGCCACTGCTGAAGAGTTTAAAAAGAAAGCTGGTCGGGGGCGGTGATGCCCCATCCCGGCAGATTAAACAGCTTTTTAAAATAGTCGACAGAATCGGTATGCGCAATTCCAGTCTGCATCCCATTGTCAATATCGGTGTTTTGTGGGACTTGCAAACGCTGATTAAGCTGGAAAAATGGAGAAACAGCTCGGGTCGTTCACTAAGGGCCTGGATCGAGGTGGCTGCCGAGTTCGAAGCATTATCCAGTCTGGCCGGCCTGGCCCATGACCACCCGGATTGGACGATGCCTGAAATAATTGAATCTAAGCCTGCACTTCAGGCTGTTGCGCTGGGACATCCTTTAATTAAAGATGAGATGCGCGTGTGTAACGACGTTGAACTGTCCGAGCCCGGCATGGTTTTAATCATTACCGGTTCCAATATGTCCGGCAAAAGCACTCTGCTTAGAACATTGGGAATTAATCTGGTGCTGGCCTATGCCGGGGCTCCCGTATGTGCCGGGCGGTTCAGATGTGCCCTGACGGATGTTTATTCAAGCATTCATATCAATGATAATCTGGAAAAAAACATTTCTACTTTTTATGCGGAACTGCAAAGAATCAAGCTGATAGTGGAAGCTGCCGGATCCGGTAAGCCAATAATTTTCCTGATTGATGAGATTTTTAAAGGAACTAATTCCAGGGACAGAATATTGGGTGCCCGGGCAGTTATAAAAACTTTGTATGAACTGGGAGCTATTGGATTGGTATCTACCCACGACCTGGAACTAAGCAGCCTGGAAAATGAGACGCCTTTAATACGGAATTATCATTTTACAGATAAGATAAATGGCCGGGAGATTACTTTTGATTACCGCCTCAAGCCCGGAGTTTCCAGATCGACCAATGCACTGGCACTGATGAAGATTATTGGCATTGAGGTGTAG
- a CDS encoding small multi-drug export protein, which translates to MFISYLLVFVLASIPLLELVTVVPLAILGGLSPAPVGILGFLGNALTVLLLIVFVDKVKGWIRARKKKRIGVKEQVGEEFQNSAEVIVEQDSKKEKRARVLFNKYGLPGLAILGPIIVGSHITAFMGMSFGSKRRLVFGWMLFSLGLWTIISVAAASYGSAFLVPNVEENGFLIRLFQ; encoded by the coding sequence ATGTTTATATCATATTTATTGGTTTTTGTATTAGCAAGCATTCCGTTGCTTGAACTGGTTACTGTTGTGCCGCTGGCGATACTTGGGGGATTGTCGCCGGCGCCTGTAGGCATACTGGGGTTCTTGGGAAATGCATTAACAGTTCTGCTGTTAATTGTTTTTGTTGATAAAGTAAAGGGATGGATAAGGGCAAGAAAAAAGAAGCGTATTGGTGTGAAAGAGCAAGTTGGAGAAGAGTTTCAAAATAGTGCAGAAGTGATTGTAGAACAAGATTCAAAAAAAGAAAAAAGGGCCAGGGTTCTTTTTAACAAATATGGTTTGCCTGGATTAGCGATTTTAGGTCCGATTATCGTAGGTTCCCATATTACCGCCTTTATGGGAATGAGCTTTGGTTCTAAAAGACGCCTGGTTTTCGGTTGGATGCTTTTTAGCTTGGGATTGTGGACGATTATTTCCGTCGCCGCGGCTAGTTACGGGTCAGCTTTTCTGGTTCCGAATGTTGAGGAAAACGGATTTCTTATCCGCTTGTTCCAATAA
- a CDS encoding helix-turn-helix transcriptional regulator, with product MLHNRVKELRARHNFNQSELGKLVGATRQTIGMIEKGDYAPSVALALKISKAFRVPLEEVFWLKEEENDD from the coding sequence ATGCTACATAACCGGGTAAAAGAATTAAGAGCAAGACATAATTTTAACCAGTCCGAATTAGGAAAATTGGTAGGGGCGACCCGCCAGACAATTGGCATGATTGAAAAAGGAGACTATGCACCTTCTGTCGCTTTGGCTCTCAAAATCTCGAAAGCATTTAGAGTGCCTTTAGAAGAAGTTTTTTGGCTGAAAGAGGAGGAAAATGATGATTGA